One genomic region from Kiritimatiellia bacterium encodes:
- a CDS encoding HAD family hydrolase: protein MSIRLFVFDWDGTALGGHKPYDRFPPAFVRFLDNLSRRGIVWATNTTWGVETQYKVIKASGVKSSPAFLAGESARSLGAVKNNKLQIDAAYKRHLNSLDRRFLEKFEPLMRRTMAQVITKGLADRVFFNPYGHHYISIYFKNESFARKGWPLVNPLLKPGGMYRAFNSLNSKSDSLLPFYMNKGAILGYIQKRLGVLPEETLVAGDGFNDRHMFDTGIAKWMVCPANASSYIKALVRKHGGIVSRLRYSQGIIRGAEELIKSAETCGRTAICFQTRAPGWFFRRLPADRILL, encoded by the coding sequence CTTTCCCCCGGCATTTGTCCGGTTCCTGGACAATCTGTCTCGGCGCGGAATTGTCTGGGCCACCAACACAACCTGGGGGGTTGAAACCCAGTACAAGGTAATCAAGGCCAGCGGCGTAAAGTCATCCCCCGCTTTCCTGGCGGGAGAATCCGCGCGGAGCCTCGGCGCGGTAAAAAACAACAAGCTGCAAATTGACGCCGCCTACAAACGTCATCTCAACTCGCTGGACCGGCGCTTTCTTGAAAAATTTGAGCCGCTCATGCGGCGGACCATGGCGCAAGTGATCACGAAAGGATTGGCGGACCGGGTTTTCTTCAATCCCTACGGTCACCATTACATATCAATTTATTTCAAAAACGAATCCTTTGCCCGAAAAGGATGGCCCCTGGTCAATCCGCTCTTAAAACCAGGCGGCATGTACCGCGCATTCAACTCCTTGAACAGCAAGAGCGATTCGCTCCTGCCGTTTTACATGAACAAGGGAGCAATTCTTGGGTATATACAGAAGCGCCTGGGAGTGTTGCCGGAGGAGACGCTGGTGGCGGGCGATGGTTTTAATGACCGTCACATGTTTGACACTGGAATAGCAAAATGGATGGTCTGTCCGGCAAATGCCAGTTCTTATATCAAGGCGCTGGTACGGAAACATGGCGGCATCGTGAGCCGCCTTCGTTATTCCCAGGGCATTATCAGGGGAGCGGAAGAGTTGATCAAATCCGCGGAAACCTGCGGCCGGACAGCGATTTGTTTCCAAACCCGCGCGCCGGGATGGTTTTTCCGCCGATTACCGGCGGACAGGATATTACTCTGA
- a CDS encoding nucleoside 2-deoxyribosyltransferase, whose product MKTIYLCGPIMDESTGVAREWRKIAAGKLGKKFILLDPMRRNFKDREVDSANEIVEFDLQDIRNADILLVNYSKPSIGTAMEVFYASNNLRKFVVAFAPFDFRNCSPWMVRYCTKILPSLDSAAAYIKAHFL is encoded by the coding sequence ATGAAAACAATTTATCTTTGCGGTCCGATCATGGATGAATCAACCGGCGTGGCTCGGGAATGGCGCAAAATCGCCGCCGGCAAGCTGGGCAAAAAATTCATTTTGCTGGACCCCATGCGGCGCAACTTCAAGGACCGCGAGGTGGACAGCGCCAACGAAATCGTGGAGTTTGACCTGCAGGATATCCGCAACGCGGATATCCTCCTGGTCAATTACAGCAAGCCGTCCATCGGAACCGCGATGGAGGTCTTTTACGCTTCCAACAACCTGCGGAAATTCGTGGTGGCGTTTGCGCCGTTTGACTTCCGGAACTGCAGTCCCTGGATGGTGCGCTACTGCACAAAAATCCTGCCCTCGCTGGACTCCGCCGCCGCCTACATCAAGGCCCATTTTTTATAA